In Planctomycetota bacterium, a single window of DNA contains:
- a CDS encoding carbohydrate-binding protein has translation MRARGIFVAALAAAAAWAGEAARSVGIEVLDAAGAVVAQRAASADGIATLAFEREFAKGDRVRITGPKHLVVRLNEKMPQCLVYAPQGVVEYPIPSGTERRVYPPEQFAGVRHSAMARPAAAEDLATYRNVAFNPYDVRGTSTFFPHATSNSECRNEPDFAARNAIDGLSKNKGHGPWPHQSWGPDRRADLWWKVEFGRPVEVDKLVLHIRADFPHDRHWHAATVEFSDGSREKIEIRKQAEPQTFEFTKRAVAWLQLTDLMQQPPLGWCALTEVEVWGKDAPPASVQ, from the coding sequence ATGCGCGCACGCGGAATCTTCGTTGCCGCGCTCGCGGCGGCCGCGGCCTGGGCCGGCGAGGCGGCGCGGTCTGTGGGGATCGAGGTGCTGGATGCGGCGGGCGCCGTCGTCGCGCAACGAGCGGCATCGGCCGATGGGATCGCCACTCTGGCCTTCGAGCGGGAGTTTGCCAAAGGCGACCGCGTCCGCATCACGGGGCCAAAGCACCTCGTCGTCCGCCTCAACGAGAAGATGCCCCAGTGCCTGGTCTATGCTCCGCAGGGCGTGGTCGAGTATCCGATCCCCTCGGGCACCGAGCGGCGCGTCTACCCGCCCGAGCAGTTCGCCGGCGTCCGCCACTCGGCCATGGCCCGGCCCGCCGCGGCGGAGGACCTGGCCACCTACCGCAACGTGGCCTTCAACCCCTACGACGTGCGCGGCACGAGCACCTTCTTCCCGCACGCCACCTCGAACAGCGAGTGCCGCAACGAGCCCGACTTTGCGGCGCGCAACGCCATTGACGGCCTGTCGAAGAACAAGGGCCACGGCCCCTGGCCCCACCAGTCGTGGGGGCCGGACAGGCGGGCCGACCTGTGGTGGAAGGTGGAGTTCGGCCGCCCCGTCGAGGTGGACAAGCTCGTCCTGCACATCCGCGCCGACTTCCCGCACGACCGCCACTGGCACGCCGCGACCGTCGAGTTCTCCGACGGCTCCCGCGAGAAGATCGAGATCAGAAAGCAGGCCGAGCCGCAGACCTTCGAGTTCACGAAGCGCGCGGTCGCCTGGCTTCAGCTCACCGATCTGATGCAGCAGCCGCCGCTCGGCTGGTGCGCTCTCACCGAGGTCGAGGTCTGGGGCAAGGACGCGCCGCCCGCTTCCGTCCAGTGA
- a CDS encoding SGNH/GDSL hydrolase family protein, with protein sequence MSRLWPMALAAVCLAAMPAAAAEGGKEKRRVDPAFEPVPDEPGLPRVLLIGDSISIGYTLPVRALLKGQANVHRPPTNCGSTTTGLQELDQWLGSGKWDVIHFNFGLHDLKYADERGNLVAVDRGTQQVPVGQYEKNLEELVTRLEKTGAKLIWASTTPVPEGAQGRVPGDEVKYNAAAKRVMDKHGVAINDLHAFASQFKDEKAIQMERNVHFMRSGSVELARQVVAHILKALGKPAAEK encoded by the coding sequence ATGAGTCGGCTCTGGCCTATGGCCCTGGCGGCCGTGTGTCTTGCGGCGATGCCCGCCGCGGCCGCCGAGGGGGGAAAGGAGAAGCGTCGCGTGGACCCCGCTTTCGAGCCTGTGCCGGATGAGCCGGGCCTGCCGCGTGTGCTGCTGATCGGCGACTCGATCTCCATTGGCTACACGCTGCCCGTGCGCGCGCTCTTGAAGGGCCAGGCCAATGTGCATCGGCCGCCGACCAACTGCGGCTCCACGACGACGGGCCTCCAGGAGCTCGACCAGTGGCTTGGGAGCGGCAAGTGGGACGTCATCCACTTCAACTTCGGCCTGCACGATCTGAAGTATGCAGATGAGCGGGGCAATCTCGTGGCGGTGGACCGCGGCACGCAGCAGGTGCCCGTGGGGCAGTATGAGAAGAACCTCGAGGAATTGGTCACCCGCCTCGAGAAGACGGGAGCCAAGCTCATCTGGGCCTCGACCACGCCGGTGCCCGAGGGCGCCCAGGGCCGCGTGCCGGGCGACGAGGTGAAATACAACGCCGCCGCGAAGCGGGTGATGGACAAGCACGGCGTGGCGATCAACGACCTTCACGCCTTTGCGAGCCAGTTCAAGGACGAGAAGGCGATTCAGATGGAGAGGAACGTGCATTTCATGCGAAGCGGCTCGGTCGAGCTGGCCAGGCAGGTTGTCGCCCACATTCTCAAAGCCCTGGGCAAGCCAGCGGCGGAGAAATGA